A single window of Carassius auratus strain Wakin chromosome 9, ASM336829v1, whole genome shotgun sequence DNA harbors:
- the LOC113108892 gene encoding flocculation protein FLO11-like: protein MSLFLPFQTSSQLISPRPVSPAPATLSPLAPGSVDFSTPPQFTSLLDNSAARHRMSLKPKNQRASAKNRRVTTSAGSRARSESLNSLDRPLTTMEKETLVKEIPRARSYSTQVLRGERLTTSQIKSPVPVSPLMSLQTSGDSRQVSAEPEIERNILSTSPPNHSLRETTPAASSVAKPPIPVVPIDLKGKGEVSEMFSSTKLLKNTQSNIVSTVSPIVRPNVTTTPELSAVKDEKSNAVLIQTKMDKNNVQNAVNIEKNLASAHASTSVICGVNLRPSSLRRNIPSTEDKHESRTLQPVSTVSTFSHEDHTQTESIKRQRTVSGSFHFNVSSDKSQERPRTASFTGVVGQAGLRKEPPTPAKPPLNIKIERQVSSQVEKTIKGLSANLQISKKEDQTDTSPVIPTKFTDLAKSRPRDPDVEESQNNEKQEIGVEATEEGVQEVEVGEEALEDVMEDVTEGKDREATNAFGVKLRSTSLSLKFRLDKAQSEDKEKHHSASISPPASQSDLTSCVQPEDQCTGIGSTKVHEKLKETPLQTDASATSVHSSGSPPKSFCRDKERAGVLRQAEPPQPSSSASKSSKIVPSSAKEGTGLSPEETTAVSFQENPPTSTASEVSWMEMAREKTRSLQQLFTSRLPEFPSLQSRPMTFTTTQPQTQTSTSQANPRITQNISSQPSTTQPLLKPTETKPLPSAQHSGKSTQSASQLMQTQTRTTTNQPSANSNQTQIDSTREVQFQSMTQMFNSTTNPTQPTVTCTLNVQSTAVNTAKQPSQALAPQTPPIQPSSPMRASSQTPTQAILRPTAPPGYPYLSSSPKLISQQFANIVSKDQPQNEGGEDSVISGKADMASASQGLGTRPEDGRPVWAAGLGNTNSLLQRWENQTIAATKTGESKSTAESQTTSQSTAPHRPIAKLSGTGFDSSLSMQASVSPILTRSADREDKLQQEDQPSSSPSSSSPLQSVRDTAQPSWMELAKRKSLAWSDKTMD, encoded by the exons ATGTCCCTTTTCCTTCCCTTCCAGACCTCTTCACAGCTGATTTCTCCTCGGCCGGTCAGCCCAGCACCTGCAACCCTTTCCCCACTTGCCCCTGGCTCGGTGGACTTCAGCACTCCTCCACAATTCACTTCCCTCCTGGACAACTCTGCTGCCCGTCACCGTATGTCCCTCAAACCTAAGAACCAAAGAGCCAGTGCCAAGAACAGGAGGGTGACCACTTCG GCTGGAAGCAGAGCGCGATCTGAGAGTTTGAACAGTCTGGACCGACCGCTGACTACTATGGAGAAAGAGACTCTCGTAAAAGAGATACCACGCGCTCGCTCGTATTCCACACAGGTCTTACGGGGAGAGAGGCTTACGACTTCACAAATCAAGAGTCCAGTTCCAGTTTCACCTTTAATGTCTCTTCAGACTTCTGGAGATAGTAGACAAGTTTCTGCTGAACCTGAGATTGAGAGAAACATCCTGTCCACATCACCTCCAAACCATAGCCTACGTGAAACAACTCCAGCTGCGTCATCAGTAGCCAAACCACCGATCCCAGTGGTGCCAATTGACTTAAAGGGAAAAGGAGAAGTGAGTGAGATGTTCAGTAGCACCAAACTACTCAAGAACACCCAAAGTAACATTGTGTCAACTGTAAGCCCAATTGTAAGACCAAATGTAACTACCACACCAGAATTAAGTGCTGTGAAAGATGAGAAGTCTAATGCTGTGCTAATTCAAACCAAGATGGATAAAAACAATGTTCAGAATGCAGTAAATATAGAGAAAAACCTAGCCTCTGCTCATGCTTCAACCAGTGTGATTTGTGGAGTAAATCTGAGACCATCATCTCTGAGAAGAAATATACCTTCCACAGAAGACAAACATGAGTCCAGGACCCTTCAGCCAGTCAGCACAGTGTCAACTTTTAGTCATGAAGATCACACTCAAACAGAATCCATAAAACGCCAAAGAACCGTGTCTGGATCGTTCCACTTTAATGTCTCCTCAGACAAGAGTCAAGAGCGGCCAAGGACTGCAAGCTTCACTGGAGTAGTTGGACAAGCTGGACTGAGAAAGGAACCTCCAACTCCTGCCAAACCTCCTTTAAATATCAAGATAGAGCGGCAAGTAAGTTCACAAGTTGAGAAAACAATAAAAGGCCTGTCTGCTAACTTACAAATTTCAAAGAAAGAAGACCAAACGGACACTTCTCCAGTGATACCAACAAAGTTCACTGATCTAGCAAAGAGCCGTCCTCGGGACCCGGATGTGGAGGAGAGTCAGAACAACGAGAAGCAGGAGATTGGGGTAGAGGCTACTGAAGAAGGTGTACAGGAGGTGGAGGTGGGAGAAGAGGCATTAGAGGATGTGATGGAAGATGTGACTGAGGGAAAAGATAGAGAGGCTACAAATGCATTTGGAGTGAAGCTTCGCTCTACCTCTCTTTCGCTGAAGTTTCGCTTGGACAAAGCTCAATCTGAAGACAAAGAAAAACACCACAGTGCATCGATTTCACCTCCAGCCTCACAATCTGATTTAACCAGCTGTGTGCAACCTGAAGACCAATGCACTGGCATTGGGTCTACTAAAGTCCATGAGAAACTCAAAGAAACTCCTCTCCAAACTGATGCGTCCGCAACCTCGGTTCATTCCTCCGGTTCGCCACCTAAGAGTTTCTGTAGAGACAAAGAGAGAGCTGGCGTCCTCAGACAGGCTG AACCTCCTCAGCCCTCATCATCAGCCAGCAAATCTAGTAAGATTGTACCTTCATCAGCTAAAGAAGGTACAGGGTTGTCCCCAGAAGAGACTACAGCTGTATCCTTTCAGGAGAACCCGCCAACCTCTACTGCTTCTGAGGTGTCCTGGATGGAGATGGCCAGAGAGAAAACCAGAAGTCTCCAACAGCTCTTTACCAGCAGGCTGCCTGAGTTTCCTAGCTTGCAGTCTCGACCAATGACCTTCACTACAACACAACCACAAACCCAAACATCCACTTCACAAGCCAACCCAAGAATCACACAGAACATTTCAAGCCAGCCTTCGACTACACAACCTCTTTTGAAACCTACAGAAACAAAACCGCTGCCATCAGCACAGCATTCTGGAAAATCCACACAATCTGCCTCTCAGCTTATGCAAACTCAGACTAGAACAACAACAAACCAACCTTCAGCAAATTCAAATCAGACTCAGATTGACAGTACCAGAGAAGTCCAGTTTCAGTCCATGACTCAAATGTTTAATTCAACAACAAATCCAACCCAGCCTACAGTTACATGCACATTGAATGTGCAATCCACTGCTGTAAACACAGCAAAACAGCCATCACAAGCATTGGCACCACAGACACCACCCATCCAGCCGTCATCACCAATGCGAGCATCATCACAGACCCCCACACAAGCTATACTGCGTCCCACAGCACCCCCAGGTTACCCATATCTGTCATCAAGCCCAAAGTTAATATCCCAACAGTTTGCCAATATTGTCTCAAAGGATCAGCCTCAGAATGAGGGTGGAGAGGACAGTGTAATATCAGGAAAAGCTGACATGGCGTCTGCGTCTCAGGGGTTAGGGACCAGGCCTGAAGATGGCAGACCAGTGTGGGCAGCAGGGTTAGGAAACACAAACTCACTCTTACAGCGCTGGGAGAACCAAACAATTGCTGCAACCaag ACAGGTGAGTCAAAGTCCACAGCAGAGTCCCAAACAACATCTCAATCTACAGCTCCTCACAGACCGATCGCAAAGCTCTCAGGCACAGGGTTCGACTCAAGTTTGTCAATGC AAGCATCAGTCTCTCCTATTCTCACGAGGTCAGCAGACAGAGAGGATAAATTGCAGCAGGAAGATCAAccttcatcatcaccatcatcgtcATCTCCTCTACAGTCTGTCCGTGACACTGCCCAACCATCCTGGATGGAGCTGGCCAAGAGGAAATCCCTGGCATGGAGTGATAAGACTATGGACTAA
- the LOC113108894 gene encoding protein CREG2 — protein sequence MLLLHLISVLTTLRCVGESYTIRSAVSWAVAGDAAEEEELDAHSDEAPAVLVDNIGIWKPAYPSSVYRDASEKKPEQISKSEDVSSASRVFSYRMEEVNVPSSVATPPPHEETARVARYMAHHSDWGHLATVSTQEQIKGLPFGNIFSVSDGPADNSTGVPYFYVTPMDSTVTDLRSFPFASLTFSETEGDFCRKQVYDPEDPRCARLTLTGKMVEVGPEELDFAEEAMFSRHPVMKKWPPGHDWFFMKLVLQQVCLQDWVGGVSVIPLEEYFKATPF from the exons ATGTTGCTGCTCCATCTCATCTCGGTCCTGACGACGCTGCGGTGTGTCGGCGAGAGTTACACGATCCGGAGCGCGGTGTCGTGGGCCGTCGCCGGTGATGCTGCGGAGGAGGAAGAGCTGGACGCGCACTCCGACGAGGCGCCCGCTGTGCTCGTCGATAATATCGGGATCTGGAAACCAGCCTATCCGTCCTCTGTGTACCGGGACGCTTCAGAGAAGAAACCCGAGCAGATATCCAAAAGCGAGGACGTGTCCTCCGCGTCCCGTGTGTTTTCGTACCGGATGGAAGAGGTGAATGTACCGTCTAGCGTCGCTACGCCTCCGCCGCACGAGGAGACGGCGAGAGTAGCGCGATACATGGCGCATCATAGCGACTGGGGTCACCTGGCTACCGTCTCCACACAGGAGCAG ATTAAAGGACTTccttttggaaatattttttctGTAAGCGACGGTCCGGCTGACAACAGCACTGGCGTTCCTTATTTTTATGTGACACCGATGGACAGCACTGTAACGGATCTTCGCAGCTTCCCTTTTGCCTCTTTAACGTTTTCTGAGACAGAAGGAGATTTCTGCAG GAAGCAGGTTTATGACCCTGAGGACCCCAGGTGTGCTCGACTCACTTTGACTGGTAAAATGGTGGAGGTGGGACCAGAAGAGCTTGACTTTGCCGAAGAGGCCATGTTCTCCAG GCATCCTGTCATGAAGAAGTGGCCCCCTGGACATGACTGGTTTTTCATGAAGCTGGTTTTGCAGCAGGTTTGTCTGCAGGACTGGGTCGGAGGAGTCTCTGTCATTCCACTTGAGGAGTATTTCAAAGCAACgcctttctga